The Lolium perenne isolate Kyuss_39 chromosome 6, Kyuss_2.0, whole genome shotgun sequence genome segment GAATATATTAAATTAGGGTGTGATTATTTCTCAATCGACTGATAAATAATTTCGTTCTTAGTCAGATGATATCATCAAATTTCAGTTGCAACATAAAGTTTGGCAAATCCCATTCTTAAATAAAGTACTCCTCTGATCCATACACTTATTATGGAGAAGAGGAAGTAATAATTTGGTTGCAAATTGCCGAAATATTTCTAACGGAAACAGATATGAACATCCTAGTATCCAAACACGATCAAATTGAGGATCCTAAAGGCACAAAATAAATACTAATACCTACAAGATCACAAAGCTGCTAAGCATGTCCCCCATCATTCACATGCTCCCTATTGctaccaccggcactgccgctgctACTCATCTCGGTGACGGCGCCAGCACCCACCTTGCGGCGGTAGCCAAGTTTGGTTGCGGCATCACACGCCCAATCCCATGAGTGCAGTAGCATGTAGCTGCCGATGCCGCCGATGAGACCGTAGGCGATGGAGTAGGTGAGCGGCATGAGCGCGAGCGTCAAGAACGCCGGCACGGCTTGCCGCATGTCGACCCAGTCCACCTCCGCCACCGACCGCATCATCATCACGCCCACCAGCACGAGCGGCGGGCCGACCGCCCATGGCGGGATCGACGCCAGCAGCGGTGTCACGAAGAGCGCGGCCGTGAAGTACACCGCCGCCGTGAGCGCCGTCAGCCCCGTCCGCCCGCCCTCTCGGATCCCCGTAGACGATTCGATGAAGGCCGTTACGGGGGAGGTGCCCAGCAAAGACCCGAACACGATGGCCGTGGCGTCGGACATGAAGGCGAAGTACTGCCCCTCGAACTCCCCTGTGGCGTCGTCCATGAACCCGGCGAACCGCGCCATCGAGTAGAGCGTGCCCGTGGTGTCGAGGATGTCCACGTAGAGGAAGGTGACGAGCGCTTCCCAGAAGAATCCTTTGCCGGCTCCGCTGAAGTCCAGGGCGCCGGCGGTAGACTGGATGCGATGGACATCGAACACCTTCTTGAAATAGCTGAAGCTCTCGTCGCCGGCCGGCGTGTCTGGGAACACGGTGACGCCGGTGTTGCGCGGCCAGGAGATGAACGTCACGAAGAGGATGCCGTAGATCATGGCGCCCTTGACATTCTTGATGAGGCAGAAAGCGATGATTAGGAAGCCCACAACAGCGAGCCAGAAGGTTGGGGATGTCATCCGACCCGAGAGGCAGAGTATGCCGCCGGAGACCGTGCCGCCAGGCATCAGTGCGACTGTACCATTGGGGAACGTAATCACCGGTGCCACGGACGCGCGCTCCGACGCCGGGCACGCGCCGAGCGTGACCAGCGTCGACGAGCTGAAGCCAACAAGCCCCAGGCCCTGGTTGCTCTGCAACCCAATGAAGGCCAAGAAGAGCCCGATCCCCGCGGACGACGAGATCCGCACGGGTTTGGGGATGAACTGGGCGAGCTTGGAGCGCAGCCCCACgatggagatgaagaggaagatgaggcccTCGAGGAAGACCGCGGCGAGCGCGGTGCGGTACGGCAGCGTGCCGGAGCCGTGGAAGCCGACGACGGTGTAGGCGAAGTAGGCGTTGGTGCCCATGCCGGGGGCGAGCGCGAGCGGCAGGTTGGCGAAGGCCCCCATGATGAAGGAGCCGATCACGGACGACGCGGCGGTGGCGACGATCAGATCCCGCCGCACGCGGGACACGCAGGCGGCGTACCCGGGGTCAACGGGCGGGAACTTGCAGCGCGGCGACGGCGCCTGGCAGTCGTCGACAGTGCACGTCCCGCCAGAGTCCGAGAGGATGGAGGCGTTCACGGCGAGGATATACGCCATGGTGAGGAACGTGGCCGTGCCGGCGCGGAGCTCCGTCGTGAAGGTCGTGCCGCGCGCGGCCAGGTGGAAGCGGCGGCCCACCCAGGACCGCTCAACGGCGGCGTTGAGCCGGCCCAGCTTGGTCGTGGCCTCTTCCCCATTGCCGCTGGTGGGGATGATGGGGTTGGCCATGGCGGCGTTCGGCCGGCGCACGCACTGTGGGCTGTGGAGTACGTCGCGTGCGTTTGGATCTTTTAATCAGCAAAAATTCAGGGGTTTGGGGGACGTAGAGTCAAAGCCTGAGGTGGGAGAGAAAGCGAGAGAAAACTGTATTCTATTTCTATCTTCACATCGTGATTCCTTTGTGGTATTCCTTTTTTCTTCCTCTTTCGGCTTAACTACTGATGCACATTGGTGATTAGCTTATCTTGCTTGCTTCCGTCAAATTGGGCATGATATTTTCAGTGGATTAGGACAGGACGGACCTTTCTAGCCTTGTGATTTTGTTCACAGGATCGTGACTTATTGGTTGCGTCAAGTGTCTGATTGCCTTGGTTTGTCTAGATAGGATTGCAACTTTCTGTTAgttctcttttcttttttgaaaAGAAGGATAAACCTCTAGCCTGAGAGTCCGTTGCAACTAATGTGCCATAAGCGAGGTACTAAATTTTTTTTACCCCTTTTAAAAGGGTAATCACAATGTGCAAGGTAGAGATGTAATAACACCACCTACTCTTAAAATATATAAGTCGCCCTTAAGTTTCGTTGGTTAACAACTTATAACTTTGACTACCATTTGTATTTATAATATCTCTaaaaaaaataagcatatatgaAATGAAAGAGATTTGTAAGACGAATGTTGAATCCATCATATATTAGTGGTTATAAAGTTGTGCTTCAAATACCGTGCGAAAAAAGCGTCCCTACATTCTAGGATAGAGGGAGTATGCAAGATCGACAACTAGgattactctctctctctctctctcacacacacacagAGAGAAATCCTAGCAGCCACCTCCACATGAACCTCCTCCATACGTCGGTCAACCCTCTTCCGTTCGGTCTCCCAGGCGGCGGAGGGTGGGGAACCCAATCTATGAGTGAAAATTTTAATGAAACTTCAATAGATTAGATTACGCCTTTGGTAGTCTTTTTATGTCCCATCAACGTTAATGACGATGGATCATCtataataagtgatcttcggccttcgTTCGACGATGATATCTCTTTCCCAGCATCAATCATGGTGTTGGAAGACTAGTATTCTCTAGGTATGTACcttcggatcttgcttcgccagatcgatttagAAGGAAAAAATCCATACTTGTCAAGAGTAGGATTATCTTCGCAATATTTGCCCCAGCTTTTGCATCCCCgaaaatggtgattcgtactctcagcTCCTCCGCGGCGTCGACTAGGTTGTTCGGTTATTTTTTCTGAAACATTGGTGTTGATACTCTTGCCGATTTTGGTTGGTTACTTTAATGGTTACACGCATGTATAGCAAATCAATttaaattatgggagaacttttGTATTTACATGTTTGTGATTTGGTATCTATTCTAAATTTCTTAGGATGCTTTCAGAGAAGTACAAGATTGTCTCATAGAAGAAGTCGATTTATTCATCGGGATTCCAGCTCGGAAAAGCAACTCTCATCTTCTTTTATCCGAATCTTAAAGTAAAACGGATGGTGAAGGAAATACCCACGCCCATACGTGTGAGTAAAAATAATATAAGAATGAAAGAGTTTGAAGACCTCGAAAATTTGCTTGTttattttagactttattttgtaatcgctgAAAATAGCTTATATATATCTACCACGTATTATTCGCTACTATAAATATATCATGGTATTAATTATACAA includes the following:
- the LOC127307427 gene encoding adenine/guanine permease AZG1 translates to MANPIIPTSGNGEEATTKLGRLNAAVERSWVGRRFHLAARGTTFTTELRAGTATFLTMAYILAVNASILSDSGGTCTVDDCQAPSPRCKFPPVDPGYAACVSRVRRDLIVATAASSVIGSFIMGAFANLPLALAPGMGTNAYFAYTVVGFHGSGTLPYRTALAAVFLEGLIFLFISIVGLRSKLAQFIPKPVRISSSAGIGLFLAFIGLQSNQGLGLVGFSSSTLVTLGACPASERASVAPVITFPNGTVALMPGGTVSGGILCLSGRMTSPTFWLAVVGFLIIAFCLIKNVKGAMIYGILFVTFISWPRNTGVTVFPDTPAGDESFSYFKKVFDVHRIQSTAGALDFSGAGKGFFWEALVTFLYVDILDTTGTLYSMARFAGFMDDATGEFEGQYFAFMSDATAIVFGSLLGTSPVTAFIESSTGIREGGRTGLTALTAAVYFTAALFVTPLLASIPPWAVGPPLVLVGVMMMRSVAEVDWVDMRQAVPAFLTLALMPLTYSIAYGLIGGIGSYMLLHSWDWACDAATKLGYRRKVGAGAVTEMSSSGSAGGSNREHVNDGGHA